A window from Acipenser ruthenus chromosome 36, fAciRut3.2 maternal haplotype, whole genome shotgun sequence encodes these proteins:
- the LOC131706630 gene encoding SLAM family member 8-like isoform X2, translated as MQSRWSGVFLLCTFLYGPETSAAQSGVQQLKGVEGGRFTFPVDIPNLRPESDVIWKHGSENPEWSIARIHGGKIEAVYEDRFKSRLQVDSSGSLQINNLESEDAGFYQVDVAPGVSFKRMFYLSVYKTVSAPEVKRFNESGKLFIRACVLQCSVENDKDVSLYWLRDGLVLNQLSSPREKTLELLQETQGDDVNYTCVASNSVSNQTISVTPFEYCPESKLHTELILRVLVFIVLTGVAVCVWVWRKRNAQDGCKQRLRSSA; from the exons ATGCAGTCTCGCTGGTCAGGAGTGTTTCTCCTGTGCACCTTCCTCTATG GTCCTGAAACTTCAGCTGCGCAGTCCGGAGTACAGCAGCTGAAAGGTGTTGAGGGCGGGCGGTTCACGTTCCCTGTCGACATCCCAAACCTCCGCCCGGAGTCGGATGTCATCTGGAAACATGGCTCTGAGAACCCAGAGTGGTCGATTGCAAGAATTCACGGGGGGAAGATTGAGGCTGTGTACGAGGACAGATTTAAAAGCCGTCTGCAGGTGGACAGTAGCGGCTCTCTACAGATTAATAACTTAGAGTCGGAAGATGCCGGCTTTTACCAAGTGGACGTGGCGCCGGGGGTTTCTTTTAAAAGGATGTTTTACTTGTCCGTTTACA AAACTGTGTCAGCGCCTGAAGTAAAAAGATTCAACGAATCAGGAAAGCTGTTTATAAGGGCCTGTGTTTTACAGTGCTCTGTGGAAAATGACAAAGACGTCAGTTTGTATTGGCTTAGAGACGGGCTTGTCCTGAACCAGCTGAGCTCACCTCGAGAAAAAACACTGGAGCTTCTGCAAGAAACACAAGGCGATGACGTTAACTATACCTGTGTGGCCAGCAACAGCGTCAGCAATCAGACAATCTCTGTCACTCCATTTGAATACTGCCCag AAAGCAAGCTCCACACTGAGCTCATCCTGAGGGTGCTGGTGTTCATAGTGCTGACTGGAGTCGCAGTCTGTGTGTGGGTCTGGAGGAAGAGAAATGCTCAGGATGGGTGCAAGCAAAGGCTGCGGAGCAGCgcttga
- the LOC131706630 gene encoding lysozyme C-like isoform X3 has product MKILLLFAVCLATASARVFTRCELVKMLKNAGLDGYRGHSLGNWVCLAYYESGYNTAAVNRNTDGSTDYGIFQINSRWWCSNGVTSSSNACHISCSKLLTSDISDDIECAKRVVRDPNGIGAWVAWRNHCKGRNMDSWVVGCGV; this is encoded by the exons ATGAAGATCCTACTCCTGTTTGCAGTTTGCCTTGCAACAGCCTCAGCTCGAGTATTTACTCGCTGTGAGCTGGTCAAAATGCTAAAAAACGCTGGGCTGGATGGATATCGCGGACACAGTCTTGGAAACT GGGTGTGTTTGGCATACTATGAAAGTGGCTACAACACAGCCGCTGTGAATCGCAACACTGACGGCAGCACCGATTATGGCATTTTCCAGATCAACAGTCGCTGGTGGTGCTCCAATGGTGTAACTTCTTCCTCCAACGCCTGCCACATCTCATGCAGCA aacttcTGACAAGTGACATTTCTGATGACATTGAATGTGCTAAGAGGGTTGTACGAGATCCAAATGGAATTGGTGCTTG GGTTGCCTGGAGAAACCATTGCAAAGGCAGAAACATGGATTCATGGGTCGTTGGTTGTGGTGTCTAA
- the LOC131706630 gene encoding SLAM family member 8-like isoform X1: protein MQSRWSGVFLLCTFLYGPETSAAQSGVQQLKGVEGGRFTFPVDIPNLRPESDVIWKHGSENPEWSIARIHGGKIEAVYEDRFKSRLQVDSSGSLQINNLESEDAGFYQVDVAPGVSFKRMFYLSVYKTVSAPEVKRFNESGKLFIRACVLQCSVENDKDVSLYWLRDGLVLNQLSSPREKTLELLQETQGDDVNYTCVASNSVSNQTISVTPFEYCPGVCLAYYESGYNTAAVNRNTDGSTDYGIFQINSRWWCSNGVTSSSNACHISCSKLLTSDISDDIECAKRVVRDPNGIGAWVAWRNHCKGRNMDSWVVGCGV, encoded by the exons ATGCAGTCTCGCTGGTCAGGAGTGTTTCTCCTGTGCACCTTCCTCTATG GTCCTGAAACTTCAGCTGCGCAGTCCGGAGTACAGCAGCTGAAAGGTGTTGAGGGCGGGCGGTTCACGTTCCCTGTCGACATCCCAAACCTCCGCCCGGAGTCGGATGTCATCTGGAAACATGGCTCTGAGAACCCAGAGTGGTCGATTGCAAGAATTCACGGGGGGAAGATTGAGGCTGTGTACGAGGACAGATTTAAAAGCCGTCTGCAGGTGGACAGTAGCGGCTCTCTACAGATTAATAACTTAGAGTCGGAAGATGCCGGCTTTTACCAAGTGGACGTGGCGCCGGGGGTTTCTTTTAAAAGGATGTTTTACTTGTCCGTTTACA AAACTGTGTCAGCGCCTGAAGTAAAAAGATTCAACGAATCAGGAAAGCTGTTTATAAGGGCCTGTGTTTTACAGTGCTCTGTGGAAAATGACAAAGACGTCAGTTTGTATTGGCTTAGAGACGGGCTTGTCCTGAACCAGCTGAGCTCACCTCGAGAAAAAACACTGGAGCTTCTGCAAGAAACACAAGGCGATGACGTTAACTATACCTGTGTGGCCAGCAACAGCGTCAGCAATCAGACAATCTCTGTCACTCCATTTGAATACTGCCCag GGGTGTGTTTGGCATACTATGAAAGTGGCTACAACACAGCCGCTGTGAATCGCAACACTGACGGCAGCACCGATTATGGCATTTTCCAGATCAACAGTCGCTGGTGGTGCTCCAATGGTGTAACTTCTTCCTCCAACGCCTGCCACATCTCATGCAGCA aacttcTGACAAGTGACATTTCTGATGACATTGAATGTGCTAAGAGGGTTGTACGAGATCCAAATGGAATTGGTGCTTG GGTTGCCTGGAGAAACCATTGCAAAGGCAGAAACATGGATTCATGGGTCGTTGGTTGTGGTGTCTAA